The genomic window ATACACGTTTTGGTATTAGATTGTTGCTTGATGGGTATCATACGTTTGTGGGTTTATATTTGTACAGATATTTCAGAATGttcttgaaaagaaaatgatgattttattttgttgaggTACAATTGCATAAACACTCACTTTTGTTTTGGATAGTAATTTGATTTGAATGGAATGTATTGCCTAATTTCCTACCATGGGTTTTAGATAGTTAGCAAAAGGTTTCTCACAACTTATTTTACCAAAGAACTTTTTAagtaaaatagtttttaaaggtAGAAaggttttcaaatttgaaagacAAATGTATGTTTAGTCAGAGCTTGGATGAAGTCGCAATGGATCCGACTCAGAGTAGTAACACTAAAAGTGAAGGCTTTGACAATGTCTATGGACTAAGTAATTGGTTCATTGGTCAAGTAATCGACTGAATAGTTGTTTTTAACGATTACTTACAATATTCATTTATTACTAGCTAATCATTTGGTTGATTGGGTCATCAACCAACAACATAAGAAAGCATCTCTAACAAGTAATAACTAATCTATGCAAAAAATCCttatttaaaacttataaaCTTCAATTATTATATCTTTTGCATATTTATTCCAAAATTTGCATGCCCTTTTTAATTTACTATTAGTGTCTAGCTATTTTCTCTTGTAATCCATTGCAAAAGCTAGCTCTTGTACTTGGTACCGATTTTCCTTAGAATGCATGAAATTGAGCTTTCAAGTGAGTGGACTTTTATTTCTTAAGATTTGTAAAAGTCAATTGTCTCTTATAATCCATTGCAAAAGCTAGCTCTTGTACTTATTGGTATCGATTTTCCTTAGAATGCATGAAATTGAGCTTTCAAGTGAGTGGACTTTTATTTCTTAAGATTTGTAAAAGTCAATTGATACCCCAAACCAAATGTTCAAGTTGAAAGAATCTTTGATTCCTAGTGGATTTTCTCGAAGCTTGGATTAAAGCATAGAGTCATGAATATAAACAAAATTGCATCGAACCACACTATATCTTAGGTCACATGTTTTTACCTTTATCTTTTACTTATTTACTTTATATTTGTTTCAATGCATCTTAATTAAGATGACGTttgttttttcaactttttgcTGAATGTAATTTGTTTCCAaactttaggttgtttgttgttccactttttcataatttattataaaccttttataaaaaaagccaaaatatttagcttttttttaatggaaaaagtGACATGTTGGTTTTGctttacttttgaaaatttaatagaaataaaatattaaaaaaacaaacaaactacataatacttaacactattaagtattaaaattctatttaaaattaagtaaaaaaacaaacactacctaagcctataaaatattcattaatttaataatttagtaatttgtaaaaattaacaaacaaaaatgacttaatttttaaaattaattgattgtGATCATGGGAAATCATTCAAAATGGTTCATATAttccaacaaaaacaaaaaagaaggtTGTATAGGAAGTCACtttggttttaaaaactattttcaaatcaattattctataaaattttaaaggtgTTGTTCCACAATCCAAATGAGTGGTTTTGTCTAGCCGCCAAGAGTTGGATGAATGGTACAGCCAACAATTTCATCTAAGTCACTCAAAATGCAAACGACTATGGTATCTGCACAAAATGTTATCCAGATGGTTTGTCCAGACACGCCCCTCTAATGCTAAAGTCAGTAAGTAGCTTAAGCAAGtaagaaaatttgttaaaaagaaAGCACATACCATTTGTAGAGTCTGCAtggttatttatattttttgcaaTGTAACATCTTTCCAAGTGTCTTAATAACATCTTAATTGCACTTGATTGCGCGATATTATGGAATTGACTGTCGATGTATAACGGTTGTCTTACCATGATGAGTCGTTGAGGATGAAATGTTTTATAGCAGCGATTGTATTTAATATGAAGTGTGTCTAGCACGCAATCTACGCATTAATGGGTGAGTAAATCCATGATGAACAATCGGGTGTCAGTTGGGTTGTATTTGTGTAGGATTTGTCTGTCTGACCTACTTTGGGACAGATCAGTCACTCGACCTTAGGGCTGTTGGGTCATACGACTGAAGACGATCTTCCATACGACTTGCCCACCCAGACGATTGTGAGAGAGTGGAGGACTACAGGACAACCTTACAAAGGGGGTCCCACAAAAATGTagtttttaatttgtaaaaatataaaccatttttaaatttcaCCAACAAAGAGGCTCTTAACAcctaaatattttcaaattttatagaaataaatCTAGTTATAGGTAAACAAGTTTCTATTTTgtttattccattttttctctttctcattttttttggaCCAAAGTCCCTAACCAAAATATTCCCCAAATCATATTTAATCCTCTTAATAATAAGAACAATAAACTTCATCCATATGTGATCTCCTTTTCTAAACCATTGTATCCCCTATGGATaaatattgttaattttttttttctcaaagataaattttcttttcaaaacttcaaaccattttttattaaaagtgagttatttaactttatttaagctatatatatattttttaaatggttgattaaaatacaaaataggCAGATATAAAAAAAGTACAATTAATTAGGTCATATTACATATAAATTATGATCTTATTGTTTTATACCAAAATTAAGCACTTGTTTTGTaaaccaaattaataatttaagttattaagtaaattaagtatatttggtaaaataacttaataatataaattaaagtaaaaaataatttaagtaataagtaaaaacaactaatttattcttaagtctacatcttcattttacatttttacccttattttGCCCTAATTACCTCCGTGATCTCCTTTTCTATTCCACAACCTTTACTGTTACTCAATCTCTTTTACTCTAATTGtaatttatgatgataaatatgtaaatttgatgatttaaaataaattttaggttaattatatcaaacaaccttaataattaaaataagaattaagtagtaaattttaagtcaacaacttaaagttaatttaatttattaagtaataagtattaagttttacaaaTACCTCTTTAGTCCTTTTTTTTATACCTTGTTCCATTTTTTTGATTTCTTCGATATAATTCTTTTGTAACTTAATTCCATTGTTCATACACTTCAACGATTAAAATACAAAGTTCCATACTTATAGAAtctataacttaaaatttatttgggaGCTATTTTCTAGATTTGAAGAcatatttattaattctttAATAAGTTGTTTTAATAATaggtattttttgaaaatatttttttaattattttctattgtttgttttaaaaactaattacaTAAATacgaaaaatgatggaaaataaattattatatataaaaaaattattgtttaaaaatattttaaaataaataaaataaattgagaagattccaattttaaaatataaatttttgtacCAACTGAtcgtagtgtttgttttttcctttaataccTATTAACAGTGGATTCtgacaattttttctattctaaCGTGGCACGATATAAGTGGCTAATGAAAGCACCGGACCTTCACTCACCTGAGAGGAACCAGAATTAAAGCCACAGAACCCCCCCTGAGAAGAACGTCTTTCAAACCCATTTCTGTAACCAAAAGAAAGGGTGTTGAGATGTTTCGACCAAATCACTGAGAAATGGATGATGCCCCTGTTCCTATTGCTTGTTTTACACAATCTGAGGTATGTTTTCTCTGGTATTTATGTTGATTAACCATGTGGGTCTTCACTGGACACCAATCTGCAAAATTTACACTCTCCCCCTCACTCTCTGTGTTGTTCTTATAGCCGATTTCTTTAATGGGTTGCTTTCTGATTTCTGCATTTTTTGTTGTTCCATGCTGCATTTAGCCTCTATTTGGCTCTCGGGAAAattagagaaaatgaaaatgaaagtggCTCCGTTTTGCTTTTATGTTGATTAATCATGTGACTCTGTTATTGGACACCTCAATctgaaaaatgtttattttccCTCTTATTTTATGTGGTTGTAATGGTTGTTCTTCTGGTGGTCTTTAATGGGTtgccttttgttttgttttgcgggttttttctttttctttttttttttttttttgttttttgggaaCACTGCATTTAGATTTTGTTTGGGTCTGGggaaaatgagaggaagatgaaacgactccttttttttttatttgtgttgaTTAACCGTCAATCTGCAGAAACTCCACCCTGCTTCTCACCTTTTGTGTTTTTCAACAATTAAGAATTTGGACGTTCTTTAATGGGCTgccttctgtttttttttttttttcttttgctctctctctaccttttaaaaaaaaataaaaaatactgcATTTATCTTCTGTTTGGTTCTCAGGAATATGAGagataataaaaatgagatGGATTGCTTTTGGTATGTGTGTTGATTAACCATTTGGGTTCGTTACAGGATACTTCAATCCCAGAATTTCCACTCTGCCTCTCATTCTCTGTGTTGTTCTAATGGTTGATTGTTTGGGTGCTCTCTAATAGTTTGCTCTCTATTTTGTTTAATACTGAATTTAGTCTTGATTTGCTTCTCCTTAAAaatgagagagaagaaaaaggaaaaggatttttctttttccctttttcatttCTCCTCAGAATCCAATTCAAGCTTAATCTCAATTGTTGGATCagtaatttcaaatttttgggTGTTTGTTGAGTATTCTCTTAGGTGTGGCTACTCAATTGGTATACAGTGGCCAATCACATTGGAATAATATCATTCCCCGAGTTTCTGGATGCCTCACAATTGGCAAAGTAATGTGCCATGCTCCTGCAACCATTGGACTCAATGCAGCACCTTGATTCTTGAATTGTGATTTGAACTCGGGTTCAACTTTAACACTAGCTGACCCATCTAGTCAGGAACTGAGATTTGGTTTTGTTCTTAATTTCAGTTGTACATCAATTGTCGTGTTCCTGTTGCTATGATATTATTGTGTTTATCTATGTTTCTTTGCTCATGTCAATGGCTATATCAAACTGATAATTTTGCATTCTCTTATAGATCTTGGAAATGGAGAATTTATTTGAGGAATTTGGAGAAGAAACGCTAGGCCAGGAATTCTGCCAAGATCTTGCCACCAGCTTTAGGTAAACTCCATCCTCAATTTATCTCGTTTGCCTTAAATGAACAGAACTAATTCTCAGTACTTAAAATCTCATTCTGTCCTTTTAATAGATTAATAGGAAAGGATCGTGTCTAAATAAAACATTAACTATTCTTCTCTTCTGGCTTGCACTACCTTCTGCAGTGCCTCACCAGGTTGTTCTGGGAATATGCCCGTAGGATGGAAagaggtttttctttttcttttctcatcaaAACTCTCTTCTGTTCTCTacttttttaattctttcttaACTCTTGTTTCGTTCTTGTTGTATTTTAGGTGCGAGATTGGTTCCAAACTAAGCAAAAAGAGTTGGTTGCTAGAGTCACTTCCTCACCTGTTGCTCCCAGAGGAATCGATGCTCTTCCAGAAGCACCCATGTCAAACAATGCACCTCAAAATTCTATAGTTCCAAGAGGTTCTCATCTTTATCAGCTCACCTGGAATTGTAAAATCTAATGGATTTTCTACACTTGGTACCGATTTTTTTAACACAGTGTGAGGTCACTCTCATAAAGTTGGGTTATGTTTCACTCTAACCAACAGTTGTAACTATGCTAAAAAACCGTAACAGTATCTAAACCCCTAATCCATGTAGGTTTCGGTAATATTCGTAGCAGTAGGGATCAGTTGGAGCTGATGCTCTGTAAACCCAATAATGCCTGAAGTAGGAAAGATATTATTTATAAGCAGTACCAATCAAAAGAGACCAAAGAGCGATAATCATGGAATAATCACCTTGACAAGAAATCATctacataataaaatatttaccacAAGCTCAGGGCTATTGCTCAGTTAGGTACAGCACCTCATTTACTCGCACCAATGTTTTCCAGGGGAGTCCTGCATTGATCTTCTTATAACCGGCATTTGCTGCTCCTGTATATCCTTTCTCCAAATCCTTGACAGTGAAAAGAAACTTCTTAGGGAGATAGAGACAAAGAGGGAAGTTTTATGGCAGTTTTGTTCAATCATCTTCCTCACTTGATGGTTCAGGGTTTTTTTATATCCTGCCTAAATGTCATTCAAAAGGGATGACACAATGGCTGGTGCAAGGCTTCCGACACAATGGATGCCTTACGTGTGTGGCATGGCACTGCCAAGTGCTGCTACGCTACTGCTTGTAGCATAGCATAGAGATAAAGAATTTTGTGATCATTTGAGATGGCTTAGTCATAGACGATACCTATTTTCACGGATTTTTTCAGCCATATCTAGAATTTTATCTTGTGCTCATGTCATATTTTTCCCTAACCATTTGATGAAGCTTTATGATGAAACTGGATTGCTAAGCTGTGACAAGTAATCACAATGAAGAAGTACGCTTTTCACATACAATGAAAAGAACATCTGCTTGGAAatcatctttattttctcaatatgATATAAGTTGGAAAATTGACAATATCAATTCTAATACAGGGGACATGGTTGCAGCAGATCTTTCAGAGTTGACGTATGAGGCTAAATCATCAAAAGATGATGCATGGTGAGCATGCCTATAGCATTCACTTTTATGTTATTTGGGATTGAATGTGTCTGTTCTCTATGATGTAGTGGATAAAATTTAGGACAAAAGCAGTggcaaaatataaatttttgaagtCATTTATAGCTGCATCTCCAACATGTTGTGATGATTATTCCCTGCTTATAATGATCCCATTCTGAGGATAAATGCGCCTTCAGTTGCCATTTTAGACAAACTGGAACATTTCCAATTCCATGGAATATCAAATGTTCCGAAATTCATGATTTTTCCTCCAAGGAAAACATGTAAGATATATTACCGAAAATTATGCAGTTTTGGTTATTCTGACATTATTGGGGATGAGGGGTGTTCGAGTTTAAGCAAGGCTCATGTCAATCTTGAGATTTATAACCTTGGTTATGAACTTGATGATCTTCTTTTCAACAGAAATGACAACAATGGCCAACTTTTTCTTGGCTTTCCAGGTACGACGTTGCTGCATTCCTCACCTACAGAGTTCTTAGCTCTGGTGAACTTGTAAGATCCTTCTTTTCTAGTATTATTCTCTCAGGAATCACAATAATGTTTCTGGAGCTATTTGTTTGCTTCAAAAAAACCCATATTCCTCCATGCTGATTTTCAATTTGGTAttcatttcaattttccttGCCTTGCTTGCTTCCATATTACATCTTTAATCAAAGATCTACGTTTAGAGCCTTCTTTCCATCCTTTGATGTCATGGATGGTTTTGAAATCCTATTAGTACTTCACTGGGTTTGAACCTGCAACCAAGTCCTGTTACATTTTACAGGAAGCTCGTGTAAGATTTTCTGGATTTGGCAATGAGGAGGACGAGTGGGTGAATGTCAAAAAGGGAATACGAAAGCGGTCGATTCCTCTAGAGCCTTCAGAGTGTTACAGGGTCAGAGTTGGAGATTTGGTGTTATGCTTCCAGGTAATCTGTCCTAGCACCATTTTTGGACATGTTCAAAGCTGTGCAACGAGAACAAAAACACAGGCAAATGTTGGTAGTGTCCTagttcaaatataaaaaaaataggccTTCTAACATTTTCCCATTATGgtttaatatttttctcagGAAAGATCAGATCAAGCAGTCTACTGTGATGCCCACATTATAGAAATCCAAAGGAGGTTACATGACATTAAGGGCTGCAGGTGCATCTTCGTGGTTCGCTATGATCATGACCATGGCGAGGTAAATTTGGTTTACACTGAGCAAGTAGACCCattctttttattgtttctgCAGATATATTCAATAAGACAAAATAAACAATCAACAAAATTAGagttgaaaactgtttttaaaaactattttttgaatttgaaaacacgtttgataatttttttaaaaaaaataaaaacaggtCTCTGAGAACTAATTCtgaaaataggattttttatttttttttagaatatgttttaattgtttttacttatttttggtgactatttttaaaaataattatagaaatatagagaatgattaaaatcTTCGAAAATACAAAAAGCAAGATGAAAACATTCCTAGTTCCaaacagatttttgttttaaaaaaatattatgaatctattttcaaaaactgtttttcctTAAAGCTGGTTTTTGAAAAGATGGGAACAACTAAAATACATCtgacaatttttttctattcaaaactattttttgaggTCTTTTTCTGAAAAGGTGATTTCttctatcatatttaataattaaaatttttcattcaatttttgtggATTGTATTAAAAACTAGTtgtctaaatattaaaaaaaaaaattgattgaaaataaaatgctataaataaaaaatatttttatgaaatatttacaaacacaaaaaaacaaattgaaaacatTCAAATTCCCCAAcacacttttgtttttttttgttttagaacaTATTGGAGAACTGTTCATGAAATGCTCTCAAACAACCCCTAAGTATTTGAGAAAAGCAGTCTATCCATGTATGCTCCTTGATGTCATTTACTTTGCCCTATGCCAGGAAAAGGTTAACTTGAAGAGATTATGTTGCAGACCAACACTGTAGACTGCTAAGCTGGAAATGGGGGGGATGAGAtatcaaaatcaaacatctctttcttttctgttcccttttttttttcttttatttctctgTTGTTGTAAACAATTCTACTGAAATATCAATAGAAACTTCTATTATGTAATCCACATAGAAACTACCAGGACCTGAGACACTAGGGATGGTAGTAGATACATCACCATGGCTTCCCTTCATGAATGAACATACCCTTGCCCCCTGCAAAcaatcatatttttatcaaagaaataaatgaaaaaaaaaagagaaaaacctcatcaaattacaaaatataggCAACTTCCAAAAAATCTGGACATGTAACTCTCATCTCATTTTTCTCCAAGATTTGACATGCAAGAATTTGATGGCAACTTGGAAATGGAATATATAGTGCTTGTACAACAATGGTCAAATTATATAACAAATTTGCTACAAAATTAAGGAACCAAATACACACTCAGCTGTAGGCGGCCCCTTAAAAAATCCAGAAGACATGATGCAGCAAAGCCAAGGCATGTGATTAAGctgccaaacaagaaaaactTCGTAAGAAACAACTTCCCTTACAACagcaaacaaaataataattttttttttttcctgcagAATTCAGTTCTTTTCAGGTTGTGGCAGTTATTTGGGAACTAAGATCTGTGccaagaaaagaacaaaaaatggtCATGTTTGTTACATTAAGAAGCCACCTAAAGCTACAGAAAGCACAATAATGGACACAAAGAATATCAACAGTTTATGACCTTCCATGAATATCAGATCCCAGTAAGTGAAATGTGGAACaaactgcaaaaaaaaaaaccttcacgCTGAGTTATATAGTCAGTGTATGCCAATGCTCAGAGTCAGTGATCAAGAAACCCAACATACACAGATTAACTTCCAAAAATGGAAACAAGCCAAAATCTAGGTCAAAAACTTCAGCATCATGTCACTGGTTTAAACTCATTTGCtacattttccctttttcatcATAGCAGTTTGATTACTTTCCAAACCTCTAACTACTAATATAAATATAACTCGCAGGTGAACATTTCACACaaagtataaattttaattaaaacaattaattaatcttAACCCAATCAGAAGAAATGGCACATTTTCTTCTTTAGAGATTGGTTTGGTTCACTGGAGGAACTATACCACAAAAGGGCATGCAAATAAACCGCAGAAAGGAGCATACATAGAAAAAACACATTAACAGTTGAAACTATCGCATATGAAAgtagaaaatggggaaaaaccAATTGAACCTTGCCATTTAAGATTTTATGTCTTCAATGGTAACATAGAAGAAACATCAAAGCAATTAAAGTTGTTCCCTATGATGGAGAATAAggcaaacaccacctaagaccTCACTATTTAAGATCTGTATAAAATACTGGCAAATATACGGGAAAACATCCAAGCAAGccaccaaagaaaacaaataaatgaaaacaaagaagagagaGGCCAAACTATGAACAACTGGTTTCTACACCAGGAATTAAAAGTGATACAACTGCAATTACAACTTATGTAAGGCAAAGAACAAGAATGATACATAATTTTCACAGTAGAATTTATAGGCTCCAAATCATAGTTGGCAGACTCACCACAAGGAGTAATCCAGTTCCAGGTAGATCATCGTCAATGCAAAATatatacattcaaaactttagCAACCATCTGTGAGATCCGATACCTTGTCTAAGATAATCAAACAAAAGTCAATGAGATTAGTCCACAAAAAGAATAATCATTTACACCCCAAACATATCAAAACGAATCACACAATATAATAATACCAGTGGACAAACCTACCAGTTTGATCAGAAGGGGTAAGGCAAACCTTAAGGTCTCAAAAGCATGCATTATTGTAGGTGACAACACATTTCAGAACCCATATTTCAAGAATAGTATTCCACTCAATTCATGCTCCAAACAAGCATGTTGCAGTTCAATTTTACAAATAAGCcaacaattttttcaagtgAGCAACCATCTGTGAGATCCGATACCTTGTCTAAGATAATCAAACAAAAGTCAATGAGATTAGTCCACAAAAAGAATAATCATTTACATCCCAAACATATCAAAACGAATCACACAATATAATAATACCAGTGGACAAACCTACCAGTTTGATCAGAAGGGGTATAAGGCAAACCTTAAGGCCTCGAAAGCATGCATTATTGTAGGTGACAACACATTTCAGAACCCATATTTCAAGAATAGCGTTCCATTCAATCCATGCTCCAAACAAGCAAGTTGCAATTCAATTTTACAAATAAGCCAACAATTTTTTCAAGCACCAGAAACCCAAAATAAAATGAGCAAGGTAACAAAATTACTCAGTTAGATTCCACCAACCAATCGTGCATCAAAGCTGTCTTGAAAGTGGTAATAGGATACAAGGCCACAACTTAATTTCACTCCTTATCATGCAAGTTGAGTGCTCATGAGTTCATTGACATGCATAGGGCATAGAGCAACAAAAGGCACTGTACTTAAGCACTAAACAATCTCTCAAAATGTGCATGCACACCAAACGGAAAGAAAaccaaattaaaatcattaaatcgCTGTAAAATCAGTAAGGTAGAATACAACAACAGCCGTTGCATCTGATTGTATTAAATAACTCCAACTAAGGAACATTAAAGTTTTCAGGTATCTGATTCAAGgacataaaaggaaaaaaaaaaaacaagggtgGTAAAAGGGGGCATGAACCACACAGAGCAACATCAATGATCCAGTTACCAGTCCAATGCCATGTCATAGTACAGACactagaaaaaacaaaaacatgacATGGACGATGTCCCTCAACAAGTCCTTAAtgttcaaaactatacaaactTAACAGAAATAAGTAAAGACAGCCACCATTCCTTTGGGCTTTGGTCCATAATGGACATTAGCAAAAGGAATTTCAACATGACTGACAGACACAACATGAGATCTTACTAACAGCTTCTATACTTTTGCTTACAATTAATTAAggttttttctcatcaaaattTCTCTTAAGCCAGCATGCCACTTCAGAAAACCGGGGTTTTAGGCTTCCCACCAGGTCCCCAAATGAGTAGAGCTGACAGCATCTTCAATGGTGTCAGGGAACACCTCAAGAAAATGTTAGGCAACTCATGAAACTGTACGGCCATAACAAACGGACGCAATATAGAGATTTTTTGCCCATTTCTCCTGCAAAGAATCATCCAAATAATTTCAGAATTGAAGAAAGAAGAATTCAGTAACCAGACAAAATCTAGGAACTACAATATTCTTTTTATCAGAATCTGGgaacaatatattaaaaaaaaaaaaaccaccttaACATGTGTACTAGGAAATGCTGAAGTTCGAAGTGTCTCCTGTGTTTCATCTACAGGTTTTCTTCTCGGAACACTAAGAACAAAAGCAGCCTGATCCCAAGTTGCTGCAGTTGCTGTAATACGGAAACCATTATCCCACCGTCGATGAATACCTTCGCTAGGGTAAAGAAAATCCAGCTCAACAACCTGAAATTAATCAACAGAATCAGTGAAGAATAAAGGCTTAGGAGCCATATAACAAATTAGGAGAACATAGTAAAATCCAGATAACCTGTTCTGAAAATCCTGCACCACGAGACATAACAACCCCCCATCTACTCCCTGAGGTGGCCATAGAGGTGACATAGAAACCCTCcctccattttttatttatccacTTGAAGGGAAATGAATCACTAACTTTGTAAGACTGTTGCAAGTATTGTGTACCTGGAGTCAATGAAATGAAGTCAAGcaaaatatagataaattttGTCATAGAAATCCATCAGCCAAATATGTTAGACTAACCCTTAGACATTACAACTAGTGAGCTCCCATTAGTAGCTCCTGCTATTGCACTGATATAGAAGTTTTTCTCCCACTGTTCCATTATCCATTCCTATAGACAGAACAAAAAAAGATTAATTGATCACTTGTTAAAATTAAATGTATAACAGTAAGCTGAAAGAAGTAGCCTTGTAATATGCCTCGATCATACTGATGAAATTTAATTGCATGACACATGTAAAGATAAATATGTATGCCATGGgttaaacaaaagaaatgagaCGCACCTTGTGAAGAAAATAGGGTGAAAGCTCATAAACTTGTGCAGTAAAACCAGTGCCTGCATCCATAATTAGCGCCCACAAATTTTGACAAGACGCTACACTGCTGATAAATAAGCCATCTTCATTGCCCTTGTCGATATGTTGGGCAAGTCTCGCATCTGCCACATTATAGTGATACCTACAGCAGCATGGCAACAACAAACTTTTTATCCTTTccacttaattttcaaaaaaaaaaaaaaattgttttctttggaACAAGGGAAGTGAAGCTATGGAAAAAAACGCACAACAGATAAAGATACAAAACAGAACAAGGAAAGACAATAGGGG from Vitis vinifera cultivar Pinot Noir 40024 chromosome 9, ASM3070453v1 includes these protein-coding regions:
- the LOC100258357 gene encoding protein SAWADEE HOMEODOMAIN HOMOLOG 1, whose amino-acid sequence is MDDAPVPIACFTQSEILEMENLFEEFGEETLGQEFCQDLATSFSASPGCSGNMPVGWKEVRDWFQTKQKELVARVTSSPVAPRGIDALPEAPMSNNAPQNSIVPRGDMVAADLSELTYEAKSSKDDAWYDVAAFLTYRVLSSGELEARVRFSGFGNEEDEWVNVKKGIRKRSIPLEPSECYRVRVGDLVLCFQERSDQAVYCDAHIIEIQRRLHDIKGCRCIFVVRYDHDHGEEKVNLKRLCCRPTL